GCCTCAAATCAGCCTCTGACCTGCGAGAACACTGCTCAGTTGAGGCCTTTCAGTAATTGGCGGGCCATTACGATGCGTTGGACCTGGTTGGTGCCTTCGTAGATTTGGGTGATTTTGGCGTCTCGCATCATGCGTTCTACTGGGTAGTCGTGGGTGTAGCCGTAGCCGCCGAGGAGTTGGACGGCGTCGGTGGTTACGGCCATGGCCACGTCGGAGGCGAAGCATTTGGCGGCGGCGCCGAAGTAGGTGAGGTCGGGGGCGTTGCGTTCGGAGCGGGCGGCGGCGGCGTACGTGAGTTGGCGGGCCGCTTCGATCTTCATGCCCATGTCCGCGAGCATGAACTGCAGGCCCTGGAACTCGGCGATCGCCTTGCCGAACTGCTTGCGTTCCTGGACGTACCCGAGCGCGTAGTCCAGTGCGCCCTGGGCGATACCGAGGGCCTGGGCGGCGATCGTCACGCGGGTGTGGTCGAGGGTCTGCATCGCGGTCGCGAAACCGGTGCCCGCAGGCCCGATCAGCCGGCCGGCCGGGAGCCGGACGTTGTCGAAGTACACCTCGCGGGTCGGCGAGCCCTTGATGCCGAGCTTCTTCTCCGGCGCGCCGAAGGACACGCCCTCGTCGGACTTCTCGACCACGAAGGCGGAGATGCCACGGGACCGGGCGTCCGGGTCGGTGACCGCGAAGACGGTGTAGAAGTCGCTGACGCCGGCATTGGTGATCCACCGCTTCACGCCGTTCAGCACGTACCCGTCGCCGTCGGCGACCGCGCGGGTCTTCATCGCCGCGGCGTCCGATCCGGCTTCGGGCTCGGACAGGCAGTACGAGAACATCGCGTCGCCGGCGGCCACCGGCGGCAGGTACTGCTGCTTCACCTCGTCGGACGCGGCCAGCAGCAGTGGGAGTGAGCCGAGCTTGTTCACGGCCGGGATCAGGGAGCTCGACGCGCAGGCGCGGGCGACCTCCTCGATCACGATCACCGTCGCGAGCGCGTCCGCGCCGGCGCCGCCGTACTGCTCCGGGATGTGCGGCGCGTGGAAGTCGGCCGCCTTCAGCGCGTCGTACGACGCCTTCGGGAACTCGGCCTGCTCGTCCACGTCACCGGCGTGCGGGGCGACCTTCGCGTCGCAGACGTCGCGGACGGCCGCGCGGATCGCCTGGTGCTCTTCGGGCAGCTCGTACAGCTCGAATGAGTTACTCACGAGTCACATGGTACGACGAACTTCCCCGCGATGGGGTGCGTCGTACGCCGGAAGTGAGCAACCGGACATGAGCCGGTCACCGAGTGATAACCACGATGGGTAGAGTCCCGGCCATGAGTGAAGCGACGTCCCGACCGCTCCGGATCGCCGTGATCGGCACCAACTACCTCGGCGCGAACACCGCCGCGGGGATGGCCGAGTTCGGTTTCGACGTGATCGGGGTCGAGATCGACGAGCACCGGCTGAAGCTGCTGAACGACGGCAAGGCCCCGCTGTACGAACCTGGGCTGGACCCGCTGCTGAAGAAGCACGTGGATTCCGGCCGGCTGCGGTTCAGCAAGGACTACACCGAGATCGCGGACTGGGCGGACGTGCATTTCGTCTGCGTGGGTACGCCGCAACTCGAGGGCAGCGAGGCCGCCGACCTGTCCCAGGTGCATTCGGTGGTCGACATGCTCGCGCCGCTGCTGACCAAGCCGGCGCTGGTGGTCGGCCGGTCGACGGTCCCGGTGGGTACGTCGACCGTGGTCGAGCAGCGCTTCCACAACGAAGCCCCGGCCGGTACGGCGGTGGAGATCGCCTGGCAGCCGGAGTTCCTCCGCGAAGCGCACGGCGTGGAGGACACGCTGCACCCGGACCGGCTGGTCTTCGGCGTGCAGTCGGACAAGGCCGAGGCCCGGTTGCGTGAGGTGTTCGCGACCCCGATCGGC
The genomic region above belongs to Kribbella solani and contains:
- a CDS encoding acyl-CoA dehydrogenase family protein, which gives rise to MSNSFELYELPEEHQAIRAAVRDVCDAKVAPHAGDVDEQAEFPKASYDALKAADFHAPHIPEQYGGAGADALATVIVIEEVARACASSSLIPAVNKLGSLPLLLAASDEVKQQYLPPVAAGDAMFSYCLSEPEAGSDAAAMKTRAVADGDGYVLNGVKRWITNAGVSDFYTVFAVTDPDARSRGISAFVVEKSDEGVSFGAPEKKLGIKGSPTREVYFDNVRLPAGRLIGPAGTGFATAMQTLDHTRVTIAAQALGIAQGALDYALGYVQERKQFGKAIAEFQGLQFMLADMGMKIEAARQLTYAAAARSERNAPDLTYFGAAAKCFASDVAMAVTTDAVQLLGGYGYTHDYPVERMMRDAKITQIYEGTNQVQRIVMARQLLKGLN